In Verrucomicrobiota bacterium, a genomic segment contains:
- a CDS encoding GMC family oxidoreductase, with product MNIQGKGTAENTYDAIVIGSGISGGWAAKELSEKGLKTLVLERGRDVKHGDYPTAMMEPWEFEAGGRVAPATLERQAKQNRTGYTTHPAAAHWFVDDIDNPYSEVKQFDWMRGYHVGGRSILWGRQSYRIGDIDFEANLKDSWAVDWPIRYKDLAPWYGHVEEFAGISGKAEGLPQLPDGKFLPPWEMNCLEIHISEQIREKFTDRIMTIGRSANLTQPHNGRGGCQSRNRCIRGCPYGAYFSSNASTLPAAFATGNLSLRPFSIVSELIYDKEKGKAIGARIIDAETNEVIEFYAKVIFCCASAVASTSILLNSKSDRFPEGFGNDSGELGHNLMDHHFKVGASGHTDDFKDQYYKGRRPNGIYVPRFRNVSKETTQKDYIRGFGYQGGASRVDWARGIAEFNRFGAEFKADMLEPGPWRFGMGAWGEHLPYHDNKMYLNHDLLDKWGQPTVTFDCDYKENEMAMRKDAQASAIEILEAAGLKDVKGFDDGSAPGLCIHEMGTARMGRDPKTSVLNGFNQVHASPNVFVTDGSCMTSSACQNPSLTYMALTARAADHAVKQLQKGNI from the coding sequence TTGAATATACAAGGTAAAGGAACAGCAGAAAACACCTACGATGCTATCGTCATAGGTTCAGGAATTAGTGGAGGCTGGGCAGCAAAGGAGCTTAGCGAAAAGGGACTCAAAACATTGGTCTTGGAAAGAGGTCGTGATGTGAAACACGGCGATTATCCCACTGCCATGATGGAGCCCTGGGAATTTGAAGCAGGGGGAAGAGTCGCCCCGGCAACCCTGGAACGACAGGCCAAGCAAAACCGTACCGGCTACACCACCCACCCTGCGGCAGCTCACTGGTTTGTGGATGATATAGACAATCCTTACAGCGAAGTTAAACAGTTCGATTGGATGCGTGGATACCATGTAGGTGGACGTTCTATCTTGTGGGGCCGTCAATCCTACCGGATCGGCGATATCGATTTCGAAGCAAACTTAAAAGATAGTTGGGCCGTTGACTGGCCCATCCGCTATAAAGACCTCGCACCTTGGTATGGCCACGTAGAAGAATTTGCGGGCATCAGCGGAAAAGCCGAAGGGTTGCCTCAGTTGCCAGATGGAAAATTTCTCCCGCCCTGGGAAATGAACTGCCTGGAAATCCATATTTCGGAACAGATCAGGGAAAAGTTCACCGATCGGATCATGACGATTGGCCGGTCAGCTAACTTAACACAACCACACAACGGACGTGGGGGCTGCCAATCGCGCAATCGCTGTATTCGCGGTTGTCCCTATGGAGCTTACTTCAGCAGTAACGCCTCCACCTTACCTGCCGCATTCGCAACGGGAAATCTATCTCTTCGCCCTTTCTCAATCGTTAGCGAGTTGATTTACGATAAAGAAAAAGGCAAAGCGATTGGCGCTCGAATCATCGATGCAGAAACCAATGAAGTCATAGAGTTTTACGCCAAGGTCATCTTCTGCTGCGCATCGGCAGTTGCTTCCACCTCGATCCTCCTCAACTCGAAATCGGATCGATTCCCGGAAGGATTCGGAAACGATAGCGGAGAGCTCGGCCACAATCTCATGGACCACCATTTTAAAGTGGGTGCCAGTGGGCACACGGATGATTTTAAAGACCAGTACTATAAGGGCCGGAGACCCAACGGTATTTATGTGCCACGCTTTAGAAACGTTAGCAAAGAAACGACGCAAAAAGATTATATCCGTGGCTTTGGCTACCAAGGCGGCGCCAGTCGCGTTGACTGGGCTCGTGGCATTGCTGAGTTTAATCGATTTGGAGCAGAGTTTAAGGCCGACATGCTAGAGCCAGGGCCATGGCGTTTTGGAATGGGAGCCTGGGGAGAACATCTTCCCTATCACGACAATAAAATGTATTTGAATCATGATCTGCTCGATAAGTGGGGCCAGCCTACTGTTACCTTTGATTGTGATTACAAAGAAAACGAAATGGCCATGCGTAAAGATGCACAGGCATCCGCCATTGAGATTCTTGAAGCGGCAGGCCTGAAGGATGTCAAAGGCTTCGACGATGGAAGTGCACCCGGTCTTTGTATACACGAGATGGGTACCGCCCGCATGGGTCGTGATCCGAAAACATCCGTTTTAAACGGATTCAATCAGGTTCACGCCTCCCCCAATGTGTTTGTGACGGATGGATCCTGCATGACCTCATCGGCTTGCCAAAACCCTTCACTCACCTACATGGCATTAACAGCCAGGGCAGCTGACCATGCAGTTAAACAACTTCAGAAAGGAAATATTTAG
- a CDS encoding gluconate 2-dehydrogenase subunit 3 family protein yields the protein MNSIDDQNSAVMMNRRDAIKRASILLGVAVSSSTIAGCLGGGSSETNAGENWKPDFLSGTQGKVAKAVANLIFPKTNTPGAVDVGVPQFMDFVYGKYMDADEKATFTTGLGQFSKSGFHDMSDTDQAAAMTAFVASAGKTQKAFLTQIRELTIVGYFKSEEVCKNVTWYDPIPGKYQACLPTSETGNLIMSESR from the coding sequence ATGAATTCAATAGACGATCAAAACTCAGCAGTTATGATGAATCGGCGGGATGCAATTAAACGGGCATCCATACTTCTAGGTGTCGCCGTTTCCTCCTCAACCATCGCAGGATGCCTGGGAGGTGGTAGCAGCGAGACTAACGCTGGCGAAAATTGGAAACCCGATTTCCTCAGCGGAACTCAGGGCAAGGTTGCCAAAGCGGTAGCGAATTTAATTTTCCCAAAGACGAATACGCCCGGTGCCGTAGATGTAGGAGTACCTCAATTCATGGACTTCGTATACGGGAAGTATATGGATGCGGATGAAAAGGCTACCTTTACAACCGGTCTGGGACAATTCAGCAAATCAGGATTCCATGACATGTCAGATACAGATCAAGCCGCTGCCATGACAGCATTCGTGGCAAGCGCTGGCAAAACTCAAAAAGCATTTTTAACTCAAATTCGTGAACTCACTATTGTGGGTTATTTTAAGTCAGAGGAAGTATGCAAAAATGTAACTTGGTACGATCCTATTCCTGGCAAATATCAAGCTTGCCTTCCGACCTCCGAAACTGGCAATCTAATCATGAGCGAATCGAGGTAA
- a CDS encoding sulfatase codes for MAAAAWVTSLQAEEGNKKYNVLFIISDDLTYTALSCYGNQVCQTPNIDRLADRGVRFTRAYCQGTYCGPSRASFMSGYYPHASGELGYKNPRPLIGDRQTWSQLFKDNGYYAARVSKIYHMGVPGGIEEGSHGADDELSWTERFNSQGPEWAAPGDAETLENNPDGKKPAVGGNTFVVVEADGDDLVHSDGRTADKAVELIQQFDKQSGSRKGEPFWLGVGFVRPHVPLVAPADYFPPYKPYDKMVLPPKIPGDWDDIPTPGINYKTSQGMEMDIRRQKKLLGGYYASVAYMDAQVGKVLNALESAGLEDDTIIIFTSDHGYHLGEHDFWSKVSLRDPSAGVPLIICVPGKQPAVCNSLTELIDLYPTTAKLCGLEVPTGNQGLDISSLLDDPTIELRDAAFSVAPARKGFLLRTQEYSYIQYGEDASDGVELFDILSDPEQYTNLAQKPEFKFLAQSFKSRLAVQLQIVRSNDL; via the coding sequence CTGGCCGCAGCAGCTTGGGTCACCTCTTTACAAGCCGAAGAAGGAAATAAAAAATACAACGTTCTATTCATCATTTCTGATGATCTGACCTACACCGCCCTCTCCTGTTACGGTAACCAAGTGTGCCAAACCCCGAACATCGACCGTTTAGCAGATCGGGGCGTCCGCTTCACCCGGGCCTACTGCCAGGGAACTTACTGTGGACCGTCTCGGGCATCATTTATGTCAGGCTATTATCCGCATGCCTCTGGAGAACTGGGCTACAAAAACCCGCGTCCTCTCATTGGCGACCGTCAGACCTGGTCACAACTGTTCAAGGACAACGGCTACTATGCCGCTCGCGTTAGCAAGATCTACCACATGGGAGTACCCGGTGGAATTGAGGAAGGAAGCCACGGAGCGGACGACGAACTTTCCTGGACCGAGCGATTCAACAGTCAGGGGCCAGAATGGGCCGCGCCCGGTGATGCGGAAACGTTGGAAAACAATCCTGATGGGAAGAAACCGGCTGTCGGCGGAAACACCTTCGTGGTCGTTGAAGCCGACGGAGACGACCTCGTCCACTCCGATGGAAGAACGGCAGACAAAGCAGTCGAGCTCATTCAGCAATTCGACAAACAGTCAGGATCGCGTAAAGGAGAACCTTTCTGGTTAGGTGTTGGCTTCGTCCGTCCCCATGTTCCCTTGGTCGCACCAGCCGATTATTTTCCGCCCTACAAGCCCTATGACAAAATGGTACTTCCACCAAAGATTCCCGGTGATTGGGACGACATTCCTACTCCCGGCATCAATTACAAAACTAGCCAGGGAATGGAGATGGACATTCGGCGTCAAAAGAAACTGCTTGGTGGTTACTATGCTTCCGTGGCCTACATGGACGCCCAAGTAGGAAAGGTTCTCAACGCGTTGGAATCAGCCGGTTTGGAAGACGACACCATCATCATCTTCACCAGCGACCACGGCTACCATTTAGGCGAACACGACTTCTGGTCCAAGGTAAGCCTGAGAGATCCTTCTGCCGGCGTTCCGCTAATCATTTGCGTTCCCGGCAAACAACCAGCTGTCTGCAATTCACTCACCGAACTCATCGACCTCTACCCTACCACCGCTAAACTCTGCGGACTTGAAGTCCCGACAGGAAACCAGGGCCTGGACATCTCCTCTCTACTCGATGACCCAACCATCGAACTTCGAGACGCAGCATTTTCGGTAGCACCCGCGCGCAAAGGCTTCCTCTTAAGAACTCAGGAGTACTCATATATCCAATACGGCGAAGATGCCTCCGATGGCGTCGAACTCTTCGACATTCTATCCGATCCCGAGCAATACACCAACCTTGCTCAAAAGCCCGAATTCAAGTTTCTCGCACAGTCCTTCAAATCACGTCTCGCCGTCCAACTTCAGATTGTCCGGTCGAACGATCTTTGA
- a CDS encoding IS5 family transposase, whose translation MKCYQPSFFDEAERYIKLDKLKDPLLELSEYIDFEMFRPKLETVFDRPGKSNAGRKPLDPVFMFKILILQRLYNLSDEQVEYQITDRLSFCRFLELPLGGCAPDFTTVWRFREALVQADAVKGLFDLFTSSLESRGLITKTGTIVDASFVEVPKQRNTREENDLVKNGQTPEAWKSNPNKLSQKDVDARWTKKNNVSYYGYKDHVKADAESKLMTDYEVTDASVHDSRVLFDLVDEEDKGGKLFCDSAYKSAEIDQKLEELGINNFIHEKATRGHPLSEQSKLLNHLKSQIRCLVEHIFGHIENSMGGPELRYIGLQRNAAGIGLCNLAYNMKRYIQLVRPSRKAAA comes from the coding sequence ATGAAATGCTATCAACCTTCCTTTTTTGATGAAGCCGAACGTTATATCAAGTTGGACAAGCTCAAGGACCCGCTACTGGAGCTGAGCGAGTATATTGACTTCGAGATGTTCCGGCCCAAGCTCGAAACAGTTTTCGACAGACCCGGGAAGTCTAATGCGGGACGAAAGCCGCTGGATCCTGTATTCATGTTTAAAATACTCATTTTACAGCGACTCTATAATCTCTCCGACGAGCAGGTGGAATACCAGATCACCGATCGCCTTTCGTTCTGTCGTTTTCTGGAGCTTCCCCTGGGAGGCTGCGCCCCGGACTTCACGACGGTGTGGCGTTTTCGCGAGGCTCTTGTTCAGGCCGACGCAGTGAAGGGGCTGTTCGATTTGTTCACGAGTTCGCTCGAGTCGCGAGGACTCATCACTAAGACTGGAACGATTGTCGACGCCAGCTTCGTGGAAGTGCCCAAGCAACGCAACACGCGCGAGGAGAACGACTTGGTAAAGAACGGCCAAACACCCGAGGCATGGAAGTCCAATCCAAATAAGCTGAGCCAGAAGGATGTGGACGCTCGCTGGACGAAGAAAAACAATGTATCGTATTATGGGTACAAGGATCACGTGAAGGCCGACGCCGAGTCCAAACTGATGACGGACTACGAGGTCACGGATGCCAGCGTGCACGATTCGCGTGTCCTGTTCGACTTGGTTGACGAGGAGGACAAGGGCGGGAAATTGTTCTGCGACAGCGCCTATAAAAGCGCCGAGATAGATCAGAAGCTCGAAGAACTTGGAATCAATAATTTCATACATGAAAAAGCAACGCGGGGGCATCCCTTGAGCGAGCAAAGCAAACTACTCAATCACTTGAAGTCGCAAATACGCTGTCTTGTGGAACATATTTTCGGCCATATAGAAAACAGCATGGGCGGACCCGAACTGCGCTATATAGGATTGCAACGCAATGCGGCGGGCATCGGACTATGCAATTTGGCCTACAACATGAAACGCTACATCCAGTTGGTCAGACCATCTCGAAAGGCCGCCGCATAG
- a CDS encoding Na/Pi cotransporter family protein produces the protein MLTFLEILGSLGVFLYGMKILSEGIQKIAGQRLRYVMATMTQNRFSGLFTGFGITSVLQSSSATTVIVVSFVSAGLLTLTESIAVIMGANLGTTITAWIIAAVGKFSLSSIAIPIIGVGLPIFFIGKNRLKNIGEGTIGFGLLFLGLGLLKEAVPDVDAVQEQAAQLQGIIQSLSGRGYLSYLVFLFVGVILTLMVQSSSAAMAITVTFAINGWIGFEESAFIVLGENIGTTVTAWLAALGGNHNAKRAARAHFLFNVLGVIWMLLMFPLFSHLVEALANGLPDSLRTAKHDSDIGFKLAIFHTAFNFCNICLLIGFIPWIAKVVSRWVKEPPAGSIPRQRLTFMTQNLVHTGELNLPEAEKATVELARLTQDMFNGFVDVFNRPNEDLSERVKQLKAMEDQADRSTEEITEYLVRCSAAEIGQQNAVEVSQMIRIVAELETITDTVYHLVKFAQRRYRKEREFSPKVMKGVAKLADVVGKLINLYNEQMFQPVNEEEIKEALVLEGQIKKRRKRLNRLSMARMSQPEADLKTEILNMEINNHLEMIGNFSVNVMQGLYIMTGHEEHPEEIAAEVNKMSRKNPES, from the coding sequence ATGTTAACTTTTCTTGAAATTCTAGGTAGTTTAGGCGTGTTTCTCTATGGGATGAAGATCCTGAGTGAGGGGATTCAAAAGATAGCCGGTCAACGCCTGCGTTACGTGATGGCCACGATGACGCAGAACCGATTTTCAGGATTGTTTACAGGCTTCGGAATCACATCTGTTCTTCAATCCTCTTCAGCTACTACGGTAATCGTGGTATCCTTCGTCAGTGCGGGTTTGCTGACACTGACAGAATCGATAGCGGTTATTATGGGTGCGAACTTGGGCACTACTATTACCGCCTGGATCATTGCAGCGGTTGGTAAATTCAGTCTTTCTTCTATCGCCATTCCCATCATCGGTGTTGGCTTACCAATATTTTTCATTGGGAAAAATCGTCTGAAGAATATCGGTGAGGGAACCATTGGTTTTGGACTTCTCTTTCTCGGCCTCGGGCTACTGAAAGAGGCTGTGCCTGATGTCGATGCCGTACAAGAGCAGGCAGCGCAGCTTCAGGGAATTATACAAAGTTTGAGTGGTCGTGGGTATTTGTCTTATTTGGTTTTCCTTTTCGTCGGTGTCATTCTTACACTTATGGTGCAGTCCTCTTCTGCGGCCATGGCGATTACCGTGACTTTCGCTATTAACGGTTGGATCGGTTTCGAAGAATCTGCCTTCATTGTCCTTGGAGAAAATATTGGAACTACTGTTACTGCATGGCTAGCCGCGCTTGGTGGTAACCACAACGCGAAGCGAGCGGCCCGGGCGCATTTCCTGTTCAATGTTCTTGGGGTCATATGGATGCTGTTGATGTTCCCTCTATTTTCGCACTTGGTGGAGGCATTAGCGAATGGGCTTCCCGATTCACTCCGAACGGCAAAGCACGACAGCGACATTGGTTTCAAACTCGCGATCTTCCACACCGCTTTCAATTTCTGCAATATCTGCCTGCTCATCGGTTTTATTCCGTGGATCGCGAAGGTGGTTAGTCGTTGGGTCAAGGAGCCTCCCGCGGGTTCGATTCCGCGGCAACGTCTCACTTTCATGACTCAGAATCTGGTCCATACCGGAGAGTTGAACCTGCCGGAAGCCGAAAAGGCTACGGTGGAACTTGCCCGTCTTACGCAGGATATGTTTAATGGATTTGTGGATGTGTTTAATCGTCCCAATGAGGATCTTTCCGAGAGGGTCAAGCAGCTTAAGGCCATGGAAGATCAAGCGGACAGGTCAACGGAGGAGATCACCGAATATCTTGTTCGCTGTTCAGCGGCGGAGATCGGCCAGCAGAATGCTGTGGAGGTCTCGCAGATGATCCGTATCGTGGCGGAGTTGGAAACGATCACCGATACAGTCTATCACTTGGTGAAATTCGCGCAACGCCGTTACCGCAAAGAGCGCGAATTCTCTCCAAAAGTCATGAAAGGCGTTGCCAAGTTAGCCGACGTTGTCGGGAAGTTAATCAACCTTTATAACGAACAGATGTTCCAGCCCGTCAATGAGGAGGAAATAAAAGAGGCCCTCGTTCTGGAGGGGCAAATTAAAAAACGGCGCAAGAGGCTCAACCGCTTGTCTATGGCTCGCATGAGCCAGCCGGAAGCCGATCTCAAAACCGAAATTCTTAACATGGAAATCAACAACCATCTGGAGATGATTGGAAATTTCTCTGTCAACGTCATGCAAGGGCTCTACATCATGACGGGCCATGAGGAGCATCCCGAAGAGATAGCCGCCGAGGTCAATAAGATGTCCAGGAAGAACCCCGAATCATAA
- a CDS encoding ATP-binding protein encodes MDVLLVLVIIGLLLFFSHRYIYYRNYVKHLGDSLKAKQSFLQEGETVLAGSKYMLRLTKEINNLISENTQLQQGHSKHVNQLEAMLGNMYEGVVILDGNSRVLMANKALKRSFHNWIGGREIVGQRLDILFASSRLSTIINEINSGKPEEPAELELIQAEDRRWLKVSGAPMRASTRNGTDLTLLIFYDITHQKELETIRKEFVANVSHELRTPVTIIKGYADTLIQDINKMPEEQKLNFLNKLGKNVDRLHELLEDLLSLSQIESTKPGASWKKVSINALISEVVVHYSERFEERGISLEMELSNDEIEIEADPSRLVQVFENLFLNVLKYTPEKSKLTVGTSSIKHHLHAWVCDNGPGIPEEDLPRIFERFYRVEKGRSREKGGTGLGLSIVKRIITLHGGKIRAENLEDGGLRISFTIPTRLKS; translated from the coding sequence ATGGATGTACTTCTTGTCCTGGTAATAATTGGGCTGCTGCTATTTTTTTCCCACAGGTATATATATTACAGGAATTATGTAAAACACCTGGGGGACTCATTGAAGGCGAAGCAGAGTTTTCTGCAAGAAGGAGAAACGGTATTGGCTGGCTCGAAGTACATGCTTCGGCTAACCAAAGAAATCAACAATCTGATTTCGGAAAATACCCAGCTACAACAGGGACATTCTAAACATGTGAATCAATTGGAGGCCATGCTGGGGAACATGTATGAGGGGGTTGTAATACTTGATGGAAACAGTCGGGTTCTCATGGCGAACAAGGCTCTGAAGCGTTCTTTTCACAATTGGATAGGCGGTCGAGAGATCGTAGGTCAAAGACTTGATATACTTTTTGCCAGCTCTCGGCTTTCAACGATTATTAATGAGATAAACTCTGGAAAACCTGAAGAACCGGCTGAACTAGAATTAATTCAGGCGGAAGATCGTAGATGGCTGAAAGTATCAGGCGCACCGATGCGAGCAAGCACTCGAAATGGGACAGATTTAACTTTACTCATATTCTATGACATCACGCATCAAAAGGAGTTGGAGACTATCCGGAAAGAATTTGTAGCCAATGTGTCACACGAGTTGCGAACTCCTGTGACCATAATAAAAGGGTACGCCGACACGTTGATACAAGACATAAACAAGATGCCTGAAGAACAGAAATTAAACTTTCTGAATAAGTTGGGGAAAAACGTCGATCGACTCCATGAATTGCTAGAGGACCTCCTTTCACTCTCACAAATTGAATCAACCAAACCCGGAGCATCCTGGAAAAAAGTTTCTATAAATGCGCTCATAAGTGAGGTCGTGGTACATTATTCGGAACGATTTGAAGAACGAGGAATTAGTTTGGAAATGGAATTGTCCAACGACGAAATCGAAATTGAAGCGGATCCGTCACGCTTGGTTCAAGTGTTTGAAAATCTTTTCTTAAATGTACTAAAATATACACCAGAGAAATCCAAACTCACAGTAGGGACTTCCTCGATAAAGCACCATTTGCACGCATGGGTATGCGACAATGGTCCTGGAATACCTGAAGAAGATTTACCCAGAATATTTGAAAGATTCTACAGAGTAGAAAAAGGGCGATCGCGAGAAAAGGGTGGAACTGGCTTGGGACTAAGTATCGTTAAACGTATCATAACTCTCCACGGCGGGAAGATCCGAGCAGAAAATCTTGAGGATGGCGGACTTCGAATTTCATTTACAATACCCACACGCCTGAAGTCTTAG
- a CDS encoding response regulator transcription factor: protein MIHSKYKIVIVDDEEDVTSLLRYHLEAESFIVETINDPTQIMGVARDFEPDLFILDIMMPDINGLQICRMIRADQRIKHVPVIFLTAKTEDKDRIHGLESGGDDYICKPFNIKEVVLRVKAILKRTRQSSPNVNTSRVQIRKVMLDEDQHLLQVEGNNVELTATEFKLLKLLIERKGRVQSRESLLTNVWQYESDTETRTVDTHVRRLREKLGNQADIIETIRGVGYRVVEA from the coding sequence ATGATCCATTCTAAATATAAGATCGTAATTGTGGATGACGAAGAAGATGTAACCAGCCTACTTCGCTACCACCTCGAAGCAGAATCTTTTATCGTAGAGACCATTAACGATCCAACACAAATCATGGGAGTTGCCCGAGACTTCGAGCCTGATTTATTCATCCTGGACATTATGATGCCCGATATCAACGGCCTCCAGATTTGCCGAATGATCCGGGCTGACCAAAGAATCAAACATGTACCCGTAATATTCCTTACTGCAAAAACGGAGGATAAAGACCGAATCCATGGTCTGGAATCAGGTGGGGATGATTATATTTGCAAGCCCTTCAACATCAAAGAGGTCGTACTAAGAGTTAAAGCCATATTAAAACGCACGCGTCAATCTTCTCCGAACGTTAATACATCGAGAGTCCAAATCCGGAAAGTAATGTTGGACGAAGATCAACATTTGCTACAAGTCGAAGGCAACAATGTAGAACTGACGGCGACCGAGTTTAAATTGCTCAAACTTCTCATCGAGAGAAAGGGGCGTGTTCAATCGCGCGAAAGTTTGCTTACCAATGTCTGGCAGTACGAAAGTGATACTGAAACCAGAACCGTTGATACCCATGTTCGAAGGTTGCGTGAAAAATTGGGCAATCAAGCGGACATAATAGAAACCATTCGTGGTGTAGGCTACCGAGTGGTTGAAGCATAA
- the phoU gene encoding phosphate signaling complex protein PhoU has translation MERFFEENLNQLRINLNRMAELAYANVSTAIEALIQKDLDLVQKTIEADDEIDELSKWIDQHVVQHITLHSPVASDVRFLYTALKGSRDLERAGDEACSIAKRAKKIIRSGYAGHLYNIETLGRLATNSINEAMSCFLKADLDSARKLPSKDKQIDDLYKAINKKINAYISNSVPDPQEVPVLIDLLFISKSLERVGDHAVNIAEEVIYFLTGDDIRHTNDAYRK, from the coding sequence ATGGAACGATTTTTTGAAGAAAACCTGAATCAGCTACGGATCAATCTCAACCGAATGGCTGAGCTTGCCTACGCAAATGTAAGCACTGCGATCGAAGCACTGATCCAAAAAGATCTTGATCTGGTACAAAAAACAATCGAAGCAGACGATGAGATCGATGAACTTAGCAAGTGGATTGATCAACACGTTGTGCAACACATAACCTTACATTCACCCGTGGCCTCTGATGTTCGTTTTCTTTATACGGCTTTAAAGGGTTCGAGAGATTTGGAACGTGCTGGAGATGAGGCTTGCTCCATAGCAAAACGAGCAAAGAAAATCATACGCTCAGGCTATGCCGGACATCTGTATAATATAGAGACTCTAGGTCGCCTGGCAACAAACTCGATCAATGAAGCGATGAGCTGTTTCCTAAAAGCGGATCTCGACTCGGCCAGAAAATTACCTTCAAAAGACAAACAGATTGATGACCTTTATAAAGCGATCAATAAGAAGATAAATGCATACATTTCAAATAGTGTTCCCGACCCCCAAGAAGTGCCAGTGCTGATCGACTTGTTGTTCATATCGAAATCTCTGGAACGCGTGGGTGATCATGCAGTAAACATAGCAGAAGAGGTTATCTACTTTCTAACGGGAGACGATATCCGCCATACCAATGATGCGTACCGGAAATAG